A portion of the Mesoplasma entomophilum genome contains these proteins:
- a CDS encoding type Z 30S ribosomal protein S14 translates to MAKKSLKVKQAKHQKFGVRNYTRCNNCGRPHAVLKKFGICRLCFRKYAYEGQIPGIRKASW, encoded by the coding sequence ATGGCTAAAAAATCATTAAAAGTTAAACAAGCTAAACACCAAAAGTTTGGCGTAAGAAACTACACTAGATGTAATAACTGTGGTAGACCACATGCTGTGCTTAAAAAATTTGGAATTTGCCGTCTATGCTTTAGAAAATATGCATACGAAGGTCAAATCCCAGGGATTAGAAAAGCTTCTTGATAG
- the rplR gene encoding 50S ribosomal protein L18 → MKHTKQEARKRRHYRVRSKVSGTAAKPRLNVFKSNTNFYAQIIDDTTGTTLVSASSLNLGLKSGNIEAAKKVAEEIAKLAIAKSIVDVVFDRGGYLYHGKVKAFAEAARENGLKF, encoded by the coding sequence ATGAAACATACTAAACAAGAAGCAAGAAAAAGAAGACATTACCGTGTTAGAAGTAAAGTTTCTGGAACTGCTGCTAAACCAAGATTAAATGTTTTCAAATCAAACACTAATTTCTACGCACAAATAATTGACGACACAACTGGAACAACTTTGGTTTCAGCATCATCATTAAACTTGGGATTAAAATCAGGTAACATTGAAGCAGCAAAAAAAGTTGCTGAAGAAATTGCTAAATTGGCAATTGCAAAAAGCATTGTTGATGTAGTATTTGACCGTGGTGGATACTTATACCATGGTAAAGTAAAAGCTTTTGCTGAAGCAGCAAGAGAAAACGGATTGAAATTCTAG
- the rpsQ gene encoding 30S ribosomal protein S17 translates to MMERNSRRILVGKVVSDKMDKTITVLVETYKNHPIYKKRVKYSKKYKAHDEQQIAKIGDKVQIMETRPLSKTKNFRLVKVVEKAVL, encoded by the coding sequence ATAATGGAAAGAAATAGTAGAAGAATACTAGTTGGTAAAGTTGTATCTGACAAAATGGATAAAACAATTACTGTATTAGTTGAAACTTACAAAAACCACCCAATCTACAAAAAACGTGTTAAGTATTCTAAAAAATATAAAGCACACGACGAACAACAAATTGCTAAAATAGGGGACAAAGTTCAAATTATGGAAACACGTCCTTTATCAAAAACAAAAAACTTCAGATTAGTAAAAGTAGTAGAAAAAGCTGTTTTATAG
- the rpsE gene encoding 30S ribosomal protein S5 has product MENKTEVVVAENANNQTQPERKKFDRKPNRRPQGPKQFQKDDFEEKVVTIRRVTKVTKGGRHFRFAAVVVVGDKKGQVGLGTGKANEVPEAIKKAVKEAKKNLVRVPLRGTTVPHEVIGHFGAGQVLIKPAKPGTGVIAGGPARAVIELAGIADVYAKSLGRNNPINMIRATIDGLSSMHTAKKVNDLRFGKPVVKTEKPKVEETK; this is encoded by the coding sequence ATGGAAAATAAAACAGAAGTAGTAGTAGCTGAAAACGCTAACAATCAAACTCAACCTGAAAGAAAAAAGTTTGATAGAAAACCAAACCGTCGTCCTCAAGGACCAAAACAATTCCAAAAAGATGATTTTGAAGAAAAAGTAGTAACAATTAGACGTGTTACTAAAGTTACAAAAGGTGGACGTCATTTTAGATTCGCAGCAGTTGTTGTTGTTGGAGATAAAAAAGGTCAAGTTGGTTTAGGAACAGGAAAAGCAAATGAAGTTCCTGAAGCAATTAAAAAAGCTGTTAAAGAAGCTAAAAAGAACTTAGTTAGAGTACCTTTAAGAGGGACAACAGTTCCTCATGAAGTGATCGGTCACTTTGGTGCAGGTCAAGTTCTAATTAAACCAGCTAAACCTGGTACTGGAGTTATTGCCGGTGGACCAGCTCGTGCTGTTATTGAATTAGCAGGTATTGCAGACGTTTATGCTAAATCATTAGGTAGAAATAATCCAATTAACATGATTAGAGCTACAATCGATGGTTTATCATCAATGCATACAGCTAAAAAAGTAAATGACTTAAGATTTGGTAAACCAGTTGTTAAAACTGAGAAACCAAAAGTAGAAGAAACTAAATAA
- the rplE gene encoding 50S ribosomal protein L5, translating into MKSRLETRYAEQIAPELFKELGYKSVMQVPKLTKIVINMGVGEATTDPKKLDAAVLELEQLTGQKPLVTKAKKSLAVFKLREGMPIGTKVTLRGKKMYDFLDRLTNVALPRVRDFRGVPKTSFDGFGNYTLGIKEQIIFPEIDYDKVQKLRGMDITIVTTAKTNEEAYKLLEKFGMPFAK; encoded by the coding sequence ATGAAATCAAGATTAGAAACTAGATATGCTGAACAAATTGCTCCTGAATTATTTAAAGAATTAGGATATAAATCAGTAATGCAAGTTCCAAAACTTACAAAAATCGTTATTAACATGGGAGTTGGAGAAGCTACAACTGATCCAAAAAAACTTGATGCAGCTGTTCTTGAATTAGAACAATTAACTGGTCAAAAACCATTAGTAACAAAAGCAAAAAAATCATTAGCTGTATTTAAATTAAGAGAAGGAATGCCAATTGGTACAAAAGTAACTTTAAGAGGGAAAAAGATGTATGACTTCTTAGACCGTCTAACAAACGTTGCATTACCACGTGTGCGTGACTTCAGAGGAGTTCCAAAAACTTCATTTGATGGATTTGGAAACTACACATTGGGAATTAAAGAACAAATTATTTTCCCAGAAATTGATTATGATAAAGTTCAAAAATTACGCGGAATGGATATCACAATTGTAACTACTGCAAAAACAAACGAGGAAGCATACAAATTATTAGAAAAATTTGGAATGCCTTTCGCTAAATAA
- the rplF gene encoding 50S ribosomal protein L6 has translation MSRIGNRILTIPAGVEVSVASDNTVTVKGSKGTLTQKFAEVITIKVEGASLSTTRANEIKHTKQLHGTTNSLLQGMLIGVSEGFKKTLDINGVGYRAALAGSKLNLSLGYSHPVEYTIPQGIVVECPKPTQIIISGIDKQVVGQVAAEIRSYRRPEPYKGKGIKYSDEIIIRKEGKAAGK, from the coding sequence ATGTCACGTATAGGAAACAGAATTTTAACTATCCCAGCAGGTGTTGAAGTTAGTGTTGCATCAGACAACACAGTTACAGTAAAAGGGTCAAAGGGAACTTTAACTCAAAAATTCGCGGAAGTAATCACAATCAAAGTTGAAGGAGCAAGTCTTTCAACAACTAGAGCTAATGAAATTAAACATACAAAACAATTACACGGAACAACAAACTCTTTATTACAAGGAATGTTAATCGGTGTAAGCGAAGGGTTCAAAAAAACTCTTGACATCAACGGGGTTGGATATAGAGCAGCTTTAGCAGGAAGTAAATTAAATCTTTCACTAGGATACTCACACCCAGTTGAATACACAATTCCTCAAGGGATTGTAGTTGAATGTCCAAAACCAACTCAAATCATTATTTCAGGTATTGATAAACAAGTTGTAGGACAAGTTGCAGCAGAAATTAGATCATACAGAAGACCAGAACCTTATAAAGGTAAAGGAATTAAGTACTCAGATGAAATCATTATTAGAAAAGAAGGGAAAGCAGCTGGTAAATAA
- the rplO gene encoding 50S ribosomal protein L15, giving the protein MKLHELKYTEGSKKDVTRVGRGMASGKGKTSTRGHKGQNSRSGGGVRVGFEGGQTPLYRRLPKIGFTSPNQKEYVILNLSDLERLNLALVDHKTLVEQKVIKNEKQLVKVLGNGSITSAINVKLNKVSKSAQAEIEKLGGKVEVI; this is encoded by the coding sequence ATGAAATTACATGAATTAAAATATACTGAAGGTAGCAAAAAAGATGTTACTAGAGTAGGTAGAGGTATGGCTTCTGGAAAAGGAAAAACTTCTACAAGAGGTCATAAAGGACAAAACTCACGTTCAGGTGGGGGAGTTCGTGTAGGATTCGAAGGGGGACAAACTCCTTTATATAGAAGACTACCAAAAATTGGTTTCACATCTCCAAACCAAAAAGAATATGTCATTTTAAATCTTTCTGACTTAGAAAGATTAAATTTAGCATTAGTTGATCACAAGACATTAGTTGAACAAAAAGTTATTAAAAACGAAAAACAATTAGTAAAAGTTTTAGGTAATGGTTCAATTACTTCAGCAATTAATGTAAAATTAAACAAAGTTTCAAAATCAGCTCAAGCTGAAATTGAAAAACTTGGAGGAAAAGTAGAGGTGATTTAA
- the rpmC gene encoding 50S ribosomal protein L29, with amino-acid sequence MANKLMDEIRALSVEQLLERNEAKKAELFALKFQAAVGSLEQTHRIKEIKKEIARIQLVIAEKAKAGEEVNKTVKTNYNQAVTEAEKAGKEVRAKQRKMIEELQAQYENNGASNDDAIAEAMANAVVEEQNDVNEGETK; translated from the coding sequence ATGGCAAATAAATTAATGGATGAAATTAGAGCGCTTTCAGTAGAACAATTATTAGAAAGAAACGAAGCCAAAAAAGCTGAGTTATTCGCATTAAAATTCCAAGCTGCTGTTGGAAGTTTAGAACAAACACACCGTATTAAAGAAATTAAAAAAGAAATTGCAAGAATTCAATTAGTAATAGCTGAAAAAGCTAAAGCTGGTGAAGAAGTAAACAAAACTGTTAAAACAAACTATAACCAAGCTGTAACTGAAGCTGAAAAAGCTGGTAAAGAAGTTAGAGCAAAACAACGTAAAATGATCGAAGAATTACAAGCACAATATGAAAACAACGGTGCAAGTAATGATGACGCTATCGCAGAAGCTATGGCTAATGCAGTAGTTGAAGAACAAAATGATGTAAACGAAGGAGAAACTAAATAA
- the rplN gene encoding 50S ribosomal protein L14, translating into MIQTLSKLKVADNSGAKEVRVIRNLGGSVRKFTGIGDIIVCSVQSATPGGAVKKGQVVKAVIVRTTRELKREDGTYIRFSENAVVIIKEDKSPRGTRIFGPIAREIKEAGFAKIASLAPEVL; encoded by the coding sequence ATGATTCAAACATTATCAAAATTAAAAGTAGCAGATAACTCAGGTGCTAAAGAAGTTCGTGTTATTCGTAATTTAGGTGGATCAGTTAGAAAGTTTACAGGAATTGGAGACATCATCGTTTGTTCAGTTCAATCAGCAACTCCAGGAGGAGCTGTTAAAAAAGGTCAAGTTGTTAAAGCTGTTATTGTTAGAACTACTAGAGAATTAAAAAGAGAAGATGGTACATACATTCGTTTCTCAGAAAATGCTGTAGTAATTATTAAAGAAGATAAATCTCCACGTGGAACTCGTATTTTCGGTCCAATTGCACGTGAGATTAAAGAAGCTGGATTTGCAAAAATTGCATCTTTAGCTCCAGAAGTATTATAG
- the rplX gene encoding 50S ribosomal protein L24: MSKSKILVGDVVKVIAGSHKGELGPITWISKDKKWVSVQGINSLKHVKPSQTDSEGGIKEVPSKINLSNVALQDPKNKDGISKVGYQIEDGKKVRIAKKSNSPLKKASK, from the coding sequence ATGAGCAAATCAAAAATCTTAGTAGGTGACGTGGTTAAAGTTATCGCTGGTTCACATAAAGGTGAATTAGGACCAATCACTTGAATATCAAAAGACAAAAAGTGAGTATCAGTTCAAGGAATTAACTCTTTAAAACATGTTAAACCTTCACAGACTGACTCAGAAGGTGGAATTAAAGAAGTTCCATCAAAAATTAATTTATCAAACGTAGCATTACAAGATCCTAAAAACAAAGATGGTATTTCAAAAGTGGGATATCAAATTGAAGATGGTAAAAAAGTTAGAATTGCAAAAAAATCTAACTCACCATTGAAAAAGGCAAGTAAATAA
- the rpsH gene encoding 30S ribosomal protein S8, producing MTTDVIADMLTRIRNANQRMLKTVNIPSSKMKLEIANILKEEGFISSFTVEGEVKKTITIELKYQGKQRVISGLKKISKPGLRVYAPANEIPQVLNGLGIAIVSTSQGIMTGKQARLSNIGGEVLAFVW from the coding sequence ATGACAACAGACGTAATCGCAGATATGTTAACTAGAATCCGTAATGCAAACCAAAGAATGTTAAAAACTGTTAATATTCCTTCATCAAAAATGAAATTGGAAATTGCAAACATCTTAAAAGAAGAAGGATTCATTTCAAGCTTCACTGTTGAAGGTGAAGTTAAAAAAACTATTACTATTGAATTAAAATATCAAGGAAAACAAAGAGTAATCTCAGGACTTAAAAAGATCTCTAAACCAGGTCTTAGAGTTTATGCACCAGCAAACGAAATCCCACAAGTATTAAACGGTTTAGGAATTGCAATAGTTTCAACATCACAAGGAATCATGACAGGAAAACAAGCTCGTCTATCAAACATTGGTGGAGAAGTATTGGCTTTCGTCTGATAA